A single Kribbella aluminosa DNA region contains:
- a CDS encoding MsnO8 family LLM class oxidoreductase translates to MLTTVAPGLPVSAHSVLDVVPQLPGQSAAAALRETAEVALTADDLGYRRFWLDEQHGVRGVGGAAPAVLAAILAARTDRIRLGAGGLPLTNHQPLVVAEQFAALAAAYPSRIDLGVAEQCAVPSTVLASGARDSFPRRLDELRGFLQGDVRLALAGLAPPVFVLADHPRAAVAAAVRGLPVFVAHHRAAAVTAAAVAAYRENFEPTARPYLAVTVGVVAAESDEAAFTRFAEYVRVSSRLAAAGAEATSAELTALLESPLTDRERALAERLLEDPGYIVGSRTTVAGRLGTLVAETMADEVMLVPLAFDGLIRSTILRTVAAGLTGAVRTAPRHTSPLIATA, encoded by the coding sequence GTGCTCACCACTGTCGCTCCCGGACTACCCGTCTCGGCCCACTCTGTGCTGGACGTCGTACCGCAGCTGCCCGGTCAGTCGGCTGCGGCCGCGCTCCGGGAGACCGCAGAGGTGGCACTGACTGCCGACGACCTCGGATACCGTCGCTTCTGGCTCGACGAGCAGCACGGTGTCCGGGGTGTCGGCGGCGCAGCACCGGCAGTCCTCGCGGCGATCCTGGCCGCGCGGACCGACCGGATCCGGCTGGGCGCCGGCGGACTCCCACTGACCAACCACCAGCCGCTGGTCGTCGCCGAGCAGTTCGCCGCTCTCGCTGCGGCGTACCCGAGCCGGATCGACCTCGGGGTGGCCGAGCAGTGCGCCGTTCCGAGCACCGTACTGGCGTCGGGTGCTCGCGACTCGTTCCCCCGGCGGCTGGACGAGCTGCGCGGGTTCCTGCAGGGCGACGTACGGCTGGCGCTTGCCGGGCTGGCCCCACCGGTCTTCGTTCTGGCCGATCACCCGCGTGCTGCGGTGGCTGCCGCCGTCCGTGGGCTCCCTGTCTTCGTAGCTCATCATCGGGCAGCTGCGGTGACAGCTGCCGCCGTGGCGGCGTACAGGGAGAACTTCGAGCCGACTGCCCGGCCGTACCTGGCTGTCACGGTCGGAGTGGTCGCGGCGGAATCCGACGAGGCAGCGTTCACACGTTTTGCGGAGTACGTCCGAGTCAGCTCGCGGCTGGCCGCGGCCGGGGCAGAGGCGACGTCGGCTGAGCTGACCGCGCTACTGGAGTCCCCACTGACCGACCGCGAGCGTGCCCTGGCCGAACGGCTGCTGGAGGACCCGGGCTACATCGTCGGTTCGCGTACGACCGTGGCGGGTCGGCTGGGCACGCTGGTTGCCGAGACCATGGCAGACGAGGTGATGCTCGTTCCGCTGGCGTTCGACGGACTGATCCGGTCGACGATCCTTCGTACTGTCGCAGCCGGCCTGACCGGGGCCGTCCGGACAGCCCCACGGCACACCTCTCCGCTGATCGCCACCGCCTAG
- a CDS encoding NAD-dependent succinate-semialdehyde dehydrogenase, with translation MSREREVVEACPTELFIGGKWVAAGRTFAVEDPATGTTLCDVADASPADGKAALDAAVAVQEDWAATPPRERGEILRRTYELMTAQADDLALLMTLEMGKPVAESKGEIAYAADFFRWFAEEAVRIDGGYQIAPNGASRFLVMRQPVGPCLLITPWNFPAAMGARKIGPAVAAGCTMVIKPAAQTPLSMLKLAELMTEAGLPAGVLNVVTTQDAGGVMEPLIRDGRARKLSFTGSTPVGRKLLEQASGQVLRTSMELGGNAPLLVFADADLDKAVDGAMLAKMRNGGEACTAANRIYVHSSVMESFASKLTERMAALKVGRGTEPGVDVGPLIDGKQRDKVADLVADAIAQGARTLTGGEVAAGNGYFYQPTVLADVPETARLQKEEIFGPVAPLTAFETEDDAVRMANDTEFGLVSYLFTNDLSRALRVSERLEAGMIGLNQGIVSNPAAPFGGVKQSGLGREGGSVGIDEYLDVKYVAINVD, from the coding sequence ATGTCACGAGAGCGGGAAGTCGTCGAGGCGTGTCCGACCGAGCTGTTCATCGGTGGGAAATGGGTCGCGGCCGGCAGGACCTTCGCCGTCGAGGACCCGGCAACCGGTACGACGCTCTGCGACGTGGCCGACGCGAGCCCGGCCGACGGTAAGGCCGCCCTCGACGCGGCCGTCGCCGTACAGGAGGACTGGGCCGCCACGCCACCGCGTGAGCGCGGCGAGATCCTCCGCCGGACCTACGAGCTGATGACCGCGCAGGCGGACGACCTGGCGTTGCTGATGACGCTGGAGATGGGCAAGCCGGTCGCCGAGTCGAAGGGCGAGATCGCCTACGCTGCCGACTTCTTCCGCTGGTTCGCCGAGGAGGCGGTCCGGATCGACGGCGGCTACCAGATCGCCCCGAACGGCGCGAGCCGCTTCCTCGTGATGCGCCAGCCGGTCGGGCCGTGCCTGCTGATCACGCCGTGGAACTTCCCGGCCGCGATGGGCGCCCGCAAGATCGGCCCGGCGGTCGCGGCCGGCTGCACGATGGTGATCAAGCCCGCCGCGCAGACGCCGCTGTCGATGCTCAAGCTGGCCGAGCTGATGACCGAGGCCGGCCTGCCCGCCGGGGTGCTGAACGTCGTCACCACGCAGGACGCCGGCGGCGTGATGGAGCCGCTGATCCGGGACGGGCGAGCGCGGAAACTGTCCTTCACCGGCTCCACCCCGGTCGGCCGCAAACTGCTCGAGCAGGCGTCCGGTCAGGTGCTGCGGACCAGCATGGAGCTCGGCGGGAACGCACCGCTGCTGGTCTTCGCCGACGCCGACCTGGACAAGGCGGTCGACGGCGCGATGCTGGCCAAGATGCGCAACGGCGGAGAGGCCTGTACGGCGGCCAACCGGATCTACGTGCACTCCTCGGTGATGGAGTCGTTCGCGTCGAAGCTGACCGAGCGGATGGCCGCGCTGAAGGTCGGCCGCGGTACCGAGCCGGGTGTCGACGTCGGGCCACTGATCGACGGCAAGCAGCGCGACAAGGTGGCGGACCTGGTCGCCGACGCGATCGCGCAGGGCGCCCGGACCTTGACCGGCGGGGAAGTTGCCGCGGGCAATGGGTACTTCTATCAGCCGACGGTGCTGGCCGACGTACCGGAGACCGCCCGGCTGCAGAAGGAGGAGATCTTCGGCCCGGTCGCCCCGCTGACCGCGTTCGAGACCGAGGACGACGCGGTACGGATGGCGAACGACACCGAGTTCGGCCTGGTGTCGTACCTGTTCACCAACGACCTGAGCCGCGCGCTCCGGGTGTCGGAGCGACTCGAGGCCGGAATGATCGGCCTCAACCAGGGCATCGTCTCCAACCCCGCCGCCCCCTTCGGCGGCGTCAAGCAGTCCGGCCTCGGCCGCGAAGGCGGCAGCGTCGGCATCGACGAGTACCTCGACGTCAAGTACGTCGCGATCAACGTCGACTGA
- a CDS encoding polysaccharide deacetylase family protein gives MTWGRRVAVGALLLTLVACSDAKQSAGEVPQTRAPVEPARTAKPVRPTLAPAQVKPGTSSNTQVMPVLDHGPRDKKQIALTFDADLTALMRRRLVSGKVKSYYNKALIEELRTLHVPATLFLTGMWMEQYPEITKQLANDPLFELGTHTYDHRGFTKHCYTLGTVPRDQMLADVRRAIVELDKLDPHATRWFRFPGGCYDPTALHELAPAGVTAVGLDVPGADGFAKSAQPITKQVLDHVQNGSIVVLHMHGGDNAPYTAQAVGPIVRELRARGYQLVTVTQLVSRR, from the coding sequence GTGACCTGGGGGAGACGTGTTGCGGTCGGTGCCCTGCTACTGACGCTTGTAGCATGCAGCGACGCCAAGCAGTCGGCCGGAGAGGTGCCGCAGACCCGTGCACCGGTAGAGCCGGCCCGTACGGCGAAGCCGGTGCGGCCGACGCTCGCGCCCGCGCAGGTGAAGCCCGGTACTTCCAGCAACACCCAGGTGATGCCCGTGCTCGACCACGGGCCGCGTGACAAGAAGCAGATCGCGTTGACGTTCGACGCCGACCTCACAGCCCTCATGCGGAGGCGCCTGGTCTCCGGCAAGGTCAAGTCGTACTACAACAAGGCCCTGATCGAAGAGCTACGGACGCTGCACGTACCGGCCACCCTGTTCCTCACCGGCATGTGGATGGAGCAGTACCCGGAGATCACCAAACAGCTGGCCAACGACCCACTGTTCGAGCTGGGCACACACACGTACGACCACCGCGGCTTCACCAAGCACTGCTACACGCTGGGGACGGTCCCGCGCGACCAGATGCTGGCCGACGTACGACGAGCCATCGTGGAGCTGGACAAGCTGGACCCACACGCGACCAGATGGTTCCGCTTCCCCGGCGGCTGCTACGACCCAACCGCACTGCACGAGCTGGCGCCCGCCGGCGTCACGGCGGTCGGGCTCGACGTACCGGGCGCCGACGGGTTCGCCAAGTCCGCGCAGCCGATCACCAAGCAGGTCCTGGACCACGTCCAGAACGGCTCAATAGTCGTCCTCCACATGCACGGCGGCGACAACGCCCCGTACACCGCCCAAGCAGTGGGCCCGATCGTCCGGGAGCTCCGGGCACGCGGCTACCAGCTCGTCACGGTGACGCAGCTCGTCAGTCGACGTTGA